The Thalassotalea sp. HSM 43 genome window below encodes:
- the cgtA gene encoding Obg family GTPase CgtA, with the protein MKFVDEVEIRVDAGDGGSGCVSFRREKYIEYGGPDGGDGGDGGDVYLEADENLNTLIDYRFERFHNAQRGENGKGRNMTGRRGKDCTLKVPVGTRVLDCDTGEQIGDLTKHKQKLMVAKGGWHGLGNTRFKSSTNRAPRQKTLGTPGEIRNLQLELMLLADVGLLGLPNAGKSTLIRSVSAAKPKVADYPFTTLVPNLGVVRLNQQRSFVIADIPGLIEGASEGTGLGIRFLKHLERCRILLHLVDVLPADESDPAENAATIVKELEQYSDKLANKPRWLIFNKLDLLLEDEAQEVIQRVVEALDWQGEVRTISAFNREGTQQLTQDIMNFIETLPEEDVVEEQESESVEFKWDDYHKETVENYDYDDDLDDEDWDDDDYDVEVEYRK; encoded by the coding sequence ATGAAATTTGTTGATGAAGTAGAAATTCGCGTAGACGCCGGTGACGGTGGTAGTGGTTGCGTCAGCTTTCGCCGCGAGAAGTATATCGAATACGGTGGTCCAGATGGTGGCGACGGTGGTGATGGTGGCGATGTCTACCTCGAAGCCGATGAAAACCTAAACACCTTAATAGATTATCGCTTTGAGCGTTTTCACAATGCCCAGCGCGGTGAAAACGGTAAAGGTCGTAATATGACCGGTCGACGCGGAAAAGACTGTACTTTGAAAGTACCAGTTGGTACTCGCGTTCTTGACTGCGATACAGGTGAGCAAATTGGCGACTTAACCAAGCACAAGCAAAAGTTAATGGTTGCTAAAGGCGGCTGGCATGGTCTAGGTAATACTCGCTTTAAAAGCAGTACCAACCGAGCACCACGTCAAAAAACATTAGGTACTCCTGGTGAGATCCGTAACTTGCAACTAGAGCTGATGTTGCTTGCTGATGTCGGTCTACTTGGTTTACCGAATGCCGGTAAGTCGACACTGATTCGCAGTGTATCAGCGGCCAAACCAAAAGTTGCTGACTATCCATTTACGACGTTAGTACCAAACCTAGGTGTTGTGCGCTTAAACCAACAACGCAGTTTTGTTATTGCTGATATACCGGGTCTAATCGAAGGTGCATCTGAAGGTACCGGACTTGGTATTCGCTTTTTAAAACACCTTGAACGTTGTCGTATTTTATTGCACTTGGTTGATGTATTGCCAGCAGACGAGAGCGATCCTGCGGAAAATGCCGCCACTATCGTTAAAGAGCTTGAGCAATATTCAGATAAATTAGCGAATAAACCACGCTGGTTGATCTTCAACAAATTGGATTTGTTGCTTGAAGACGAAGCGCAAGAAGTTATTCAACGTGTTGTTGAAGCTCTTGATTGGCAAGGTGAAGTTCGTACGATTTCGGCGTTTAATCGCGAAGGTACGCAACAGCTAACCCAAGACATTATGAACTTTATCGAGACATTACCAGAAGAAGATGTTGTTGAAGAACAAGAATCTGAATCTGTTGAGTTTAAATGGGATGATTATCATAAAGAGACAGTCGAGAACTACGACTATGATGATGACCTAGATGATGAAGATTGGGATGACGACGATTACGACGTAGAAGTCGAATATCGCAAATAA